Proteins found in one Bacteroidales bacterium WCE2008 genomic segment:
- a CDS encoding F-type H+-transporting ATPase subunit c — translation MIELTLVGAAVGAAAAAFAAAIGIGKIGRAMMESTARQPESAGNLRTGMIISAGMIEGAALFAIIVCALIVFR, via the coding sequence ATGATTGAACTTACTTTAGTCGGAGCTGCAGTCGGTGCAGCAGCAGCTGCCTTCGCAGCAGCAATCGGTATCGGCAAGATCGGACGTGCCATGATGGAGTCCACCGCACGTCAGCCGGAGTCTGCCGGAAACCTTCGTACCGGAATGATCATCTCAGCCGGTATGATCGAGGGCGCCGCCCTCTTTGCAATCATCGTCTGCGCCCTGATAGTCTTCAGATAG
- a CDS encoding mannose-6-phosphate isomerase, type 1, giving the protein MYPLKFEPILKTKVWGGEKIAKFKNISTDLHGIGESWEISAYTGDDSVVSEGPLAGKTLTELVSEYKGKLVGEHVYAENGNEFPLLIKFIDARDDLSIQVHPDDKMAAAHHPGMRGKTEMWYVVDTDPGAQLLVGLKNDITPEEYERRIADNTITDVLVRHDVKKGDVFFLPAGRIHAICSGCFISEIQQTSDLTYRIYDYNRPGLDGKPRELHTELAKEAIDYKVYPSYKTEYTPKKNACTTLVDCKYFTTDLYELDSAFELDLKDVDSFLVVMCTSGSGLITDSEGNKVSVRKGETLLVPACCKGLSVVPSGELTFITSKVR; this is encoded by the coding sequence ATGTATCCACTCAAATTCGAGCCAATTCTCAAAACCAAAGTTTGGGGCGGAGAGAAAATAGCAAAGTTCAAGAATATTTCTACCGATCTCCACGGAATCGGAGAAAGCTGGGAAATCTCAGCATACACTGGCGACGATTCTGTCGTATCTGAAGGACCTCTCGCAGGGAAGACCCTCACCGAGCTGGTCTCAGAATACAAGGGAAAGCTCGTCGGAGAGCATGTCTATGCCGAAAACGGCAATGAGTTCCCTCTTCTGATAAAGTTCATCGATGCGCGCGACGACCTGAGCATCCAGGTCCATCCGGACGACAAGATGGCTGCCGCCCATCACCCGGGCATGAGGGGAAAGACGGAGATGTGGTATGTGGTCGATACCGATCCGGGAGCACAGCTTCTGGTCGGTCTCAAGAATGACATCACTCCTGAGGAGTATGAGCGCAGGATCGCTGACAACACTATCACCGACGTGCTCGTGCGCCATGATGTCAAGAAAGGGGACGTTTTCTTCCTTCCTGCCGGGCGCATCCATGCTATCTGCAGCGGCTGTTTCATCTCGGAGATCCAGCAGACTTCGGACCTGACCTACCGCATCTATGACTACAACCGTCCTGGTCTTGACGGAAAACCTCGCGAGCTTCATACCGAGCTTGCCAAGGAGGCCATCGACTATAAGGTCTATCCTTCATACAAGACCGAATACACCCCTAAGAAGAACGCCTGCACCACCCTCGTGGACTGCAAGTATTTCACTACGGACTTGTACGAACTGGATTCAGCTTTCGAGCTTGACCTCAAGGACGTGGATTCATTCCTGGTGGTAATGTGCACTTCCGGCAGCGGCTTGATCACCGACTCGGAGGGCAACAAGGTATCCGTCCGAAAGGGCGAAACTCTGCTTGTCCCGGCCTGCTGCAAGGGCCTCTCTGTAGTCCCTTCCGGCGAACTGACCTTCATCACCTCCAAGGTCCGCTAG
- a CDS encoding F-type H+-transporting ATPase subunit b: MNLVTPDGGLLFWMTLIFLLLFFVLARFGFPVITGMVEKRNRHIDESLKMAQEARARMENLAAEQAALLEKTRQEQGVMLREAAQTRATIIANAQKEAEEKAEKIIEKARVEIAAEKESALRDIRKEVAMLSVDIAEKVIRKDLENDDAQMRYLDKLVGEMSSARNSKN; the protein is encoded by the coding sequence ATGAACCTCGTTACTCCTGACGGCGGTCTCCTGTTTTGGATGACCCTGATCTTTCTGTTGCTTTTCTTCGTCCTTGCCCGGTTCGGCTTTCCGGTCATAACCGGGATGGTGGAGAAAAGGAACCGTCATATCGACGAGTCCCTGAAGATGGCGCAGGAGGCAAGGGCCCGCATGGAGAATCTTGCCGCTGAACAGGCTGCCTTGCTTGAAAAGACAAGGCAGGAACAGGGCGTGATGCTGCGTGAGGCTGCCCAGACAAGGGCTACCATTATCGCCAACGCCCAGAAGGAAGCCGAGGAAAAGGCGGAGAAGATCATCGAGAAGGCGCGCGTGGAGATAGCTGCCGAGAAGGAAAGCGCCTTGCGCGACATCCGCAAGGAGGTGGCGATGCTTTCCGTGGATATCGCCGAGAAGGTCATCCGTAAGGACCTCGAGAATGACGATGCCCAGATGAGGTATCTGGACAAGCTGGTCGGGGAGATGTCCTCAGCCAGAAACAGTAAGAATTAG
- a CDS encoding F-type H+-transporting ATPase subunit alpha, whose product MTQDNIKPSEISDILLKQLESIDLSVKYEEIGKVLQVSDGVARIYGLAGAEAGELLDFGNGVMGVVMNLEEDNVGAVLLGPTDLVKEGMEVKRTRQIASIDVGESMLGRVVDPLGNPLDGLGRIEGDLTRMPLERKAPGVIYRQPVNEPLQTGLKSIDAMIPIGRGQRELIIGDRQTGKTAIAIDTIINQRAGYLAGDPVYCIYVAVGQKGSTVASIVDTLRSKGAMDYTIVVAATAADPAAMQYYAPFAGAAIGEYFRDTGRHALVVYDDLSKQAVAYREVSLILRRPSGREAYPGDVFYLHSRLLERAAKIIGQQEVAEQMNDLPESLKGKVKAGGSLTALPIIETQAGDVSAYIPTNVISITDGQIYLEASLFNQGFRPAINVGISVSRVGGSAQVKSMKKVAGTLKIDQAQYNELEAFSKFSSDMDKVTEMALDKGRKNNRLLVQAQYSPMPVGEQVAILYCGTHGLMKDIPLSAVADFQTAFLDRMRSAHKDDVLAPLAAGKYDDSITSIIESEAAVVASQFKA is encoded by the coding sequence ATGACGCAAGACAATATTAAGCCGAGTGAAATCTCCGATATCCTCCTCAAGCAGCTGGAGTCCATTGACCTCAGCGTCAAGTATGAGGAGATCGGCAAGGTGCTCCAGGTGAGCGATGGCGTTGCGAGAATCTATGGACTGGCAGGCGCCGAGGCCGGAGAGCTGCTTGACTTCGGAAACGGAGTGATGGGCGTTGTCATGAACCTGGAGGAAGATAATGTCGGAGCTGTGCTGCTCGGTCCGACCGACCTCGTGAAAGAGGGAATGGAGGTCAAGAGGACCAGACAGATCGCTTCGATCGATGTCGGAGAGTCAATGCTCGGCAGGGTGGTCGATCCTCTCGGCAATCCTCTGGACGGACTTGGCCGGATCGAAGGAGATCTGACCAGGATGCCGCTTGAGCGCAAGGCGCCCGGGGTCATCTACAGGCAGCCGGTCAATGAGCCTCTGCAGACAGGACTGAAGTCCATCGATGCCATGATCCCTATCGGTCGCGGACAGCGAGAGCTGATCATCGGCGACCGCCAGACCGGAAAGACTGCGATCGCGATCGATACGATCATCAACCAGCGCGCCGGCTATCTGGCCGGGGATCCCGTGTATTGCATCTATGTGGCCGTCGGCCAGAAAGGCAGTACCGTCGCCAGTATCGTGGATACCCTCAGGTCCAAGGGCGCCATGGACTATACTATCGTAGTCGCCGCCACTGCAGCCGATCCTGCGGCGATGCAGTATTATGCTCCTTTTGCGGGAGCTGCCATCGGCGAGTATTTCAGGGATACCGGCCGTCATGCGCTTGTCGTTTATGATGACCTGTCGAAGCAGGCGGTCGCATATCGTGAGGTCTCCCTGATCTTGCGCCGTCCTTCCGGACGTGAGGCATATCCGGGAGATGTGTTCTACCTGCATTCCCGTCTTCTGGAGCGTGCAGCCAAGATTATCGGCCAGCAGGAGGTCGCCGAGCAGATGAATGACCTTCCTGAGTCCCTGAAGGGCAAGGTCAAGGCCGGCGGTTCGCTTACTGCGCTTCCGATTATCGAGACTCAGGCGGGTGACGTTTCCGCCTATATTCCGACCAACGTGATCTCCATTACTGACGGTCAGATCTATCTGGAGGCTTCGCTGTTCAACCAGGGCTTCCGACCGGCGATCAATGTGGGTATCTCTGTGTCCCGAGTCGGCGGAAGCGCCCAGGTCAAGAGCATGAAGAAGGTTGCGGGAACATTGAAGATCGACCAGGCTCAGTACAATGAGCTTGAGGCTTTCTCGAAGTTCTCTTCGGATATGGACAAGGTGACCGAGATGGCTCTGGACAAGGGACGCAAGAACAACCGTCTGCTGGTTCAGGCCCAGTATAGCCCGATGCCGGTAGGGGAGCAGGTAGCTATTTTGTATTGCGGTACCCATGGTCTGATGAAGGATATTCCTCTTTCTGCAGTGGCGGATTTCCAGACGGCGTTCCTTGACAGGATGCGTTCCGCCCACAAGGATGATGTCCTTGCGCCTCTCGCTGCGGGTAAATATGATGATTCAATCACTTCGATCATAGAGTCTGAGGCTGCCGTTGTGGCCTCGCAGTTCAAGGCATAG
- a CDS encoding ATP synthase F1 subcomplex epsilon subunit, whose product MIKLEILSPEAVLVTETVEAVTLPGVAGRFQVLKDHAPLITSLEEGEISYSAGGKENSLKIKSGFVEVRDNVVSVCVEV is encoded by the coding sequence ATGATTAAGCTGGAGATACTTTCGCCCGAAGCGGTACTTGTCACGGAGACGGTCGAAGCCGTCACCTTGCCAGGCGTCGCCGGAAGGTTCCAGGTGCTTAAGGACCATGCACCGCTTATCACCTCTCTCGAAGAAGGGGAGATAAGCTATTCTGCCGGAGGCAAGGAGAATTCGCTTAAGATAAAGTCCGGCTTCGTAGAGGTTCGGGACAATGTAGTTTCAGTCTGCGTTGAGGTATGA
- a CDS encoding ATP synthase F0 subcomplex A subunit, whose amino-acid sequence MSVLIAILMFFMPAEVNIGEVIFDHVLDSYEWHFFDTDKGAVAIHLPVIVRGEESGWHVFSSARLEHGAVYEGFMIPSEGEYAGKVVEVVGGEQRRPLDISITKNVLALMISSLVLALIVLAAARWYRKHDVEKEAPSGIAAFVEPIVMIVHEMARENIGEEDYRRYSPYLCTAFCFIILNNYLGIVPFFPGGANLTGNIAVTLVLALCTFFTVNLTATKHYYKEIFWPDVPAFLKPIMPVIEVFSAITKPISLTIRLFANMLAGHILILSLVCIIFIMYEFGPVMFGSMTFISVLFGFFMDLLECLVAFIQAYVFTMLSSIYIGLARIKEE is encoded by the coding sequence ATGAGTGTGCTGATTGCCATATTGATGTTTTTCATGCCTGCCGAGGTCAATATCGGAGAAGTCATCTTCGACCATGTCCTCGACTCGTATGAATGGCATTTCTTCGACACCGACAAAGGTGCCGTGGCGATCCATCTGCCCGTAATTGTGCGTGGAGAGGAATCCGGCTGGCATGTCTTCAGTTCCGCAAGACTCGAACACGGAGCCGTCTATGAAGGCTTCATGATCCCGTCCGAAGGCGAATATGCAGGAAAGGTGGTTGAGGTCGTCGGAGGCGAACAGAGACGTCCGCTGGACATATCCATAACCAAGAATGTGCTTGCCCTTATGATCAGCAGCCTCGTGCTGGCCCTGATAGTGCTGGCTGCGGCCCGTTGGTATCGGAAACATGATGTCGAGAAAGAAGCGCCGTCCGGGATTGCCGCCTTCGTGGAGCCGATAGTGATGATTGTCCATGAGATGGCCAGGGAGAATATCGGAGAAGAGGATTATCGCAGATACTCTCCATACCTCTGCACGGCTTTCTGTTTCATAATACTGAACAATTACCTCGGTATAGTGCCGTTCTTCCCCGGAGGAGCGAACCTTACCGGCAATATAGCGGTCACCCTGGTGCTCGCGCTCTGTACCTTCTTCACTGTCAACCTGACGGCGACAAAGCATTATTACAAAGAGATTTTCTGGCCGGACGTGCCTGCATTCCTCAAACCGATAATGCCTGTCATAGAGGTGTTCAGCGCAATCACCAAGCCGATATCGCTTACAATACGACTTTTTGCCAACATGCTGGCGGGTCATATTCTGATCCTCAGTCTCGTGTGCATAATTTTCATAATGTATGAATTCGGACCGGTGATGTTCGGGTCGATGACCTTCATATCTGTCCTGTTCGGATTTTTTATGGACCTGCTGGAGTGTCTCGTGGCCTTCATCCAGGCATATGTGTTTACGATGCTGTCGTCGATCTACATAGGTCTCGCACGCATCAAGGAAGAATAA
- a CDS encoding enolase, with translation MRIIQVTGREILDSRGNPTIEAEVVLESGVIGTAAVPSGASTGENEALELRDGDPKRYGGKGVLKAAANINDKIAPAIIGMSALEQRAIDKVMLDLDGTPTKSNLGANAILGVSLAVAKAAAEYLGIPLYRYIGGTNTYVLPVPMMNIINGGAHSDAPIAFQEFMIRPVGAANEAEAVRIGAEVFHALQKVLKGRGLSTAVGDEGGFAPKLEGINDALDCIIEAIKNAGYVPGKDVTIAMDCAASEFCFKEGDTFYYDYKQLKDGKKKDPNGKKLTSEQQIAYLEELISKYPIDSIEDGLSEEDWEGWVKLTKAIGDRCQLVGDDLFVTNVKYLQKGIEMGAGNSILIKVNQIGSLTETLDAIEMAHRHGYTTVTSHRSGETEDTTIADIAVATNSGQIKTGSLSRTDRIAKYNRLMKIEMELGDEARYGYKKLK, from the coding sequence ATGAGAATCATTCAAGTAACTGGTAGAGAGATCCTCGACTCAAGAGGAAATCCTACGATTGAGGCAGAAGTTGTCCTCGAATCAGGCGTTATCGGTACAGCAGCAGTTCCTTCAGGAGCTTCTACCGGAGAGAACGAGGCACTCGAGCTTCGTGACGGCGACCCTAAGCGCTACGGCGGCAAGGGCGTACTTAAGGCAGCAGCCAACATCAACGATAAAATCGCTCCGGCTATCATCGGTATGTCTGCACTCGAGCAGAGGGCTATCGACAAGGTCATGCTTGACCTCGACGGTACTCCTACCAAGAGCAACCTCGGCGCAAACGCCATCCTCGGTGTTTCCCTCGCAGTTGCAAAAGCCGCAGCTGAGTATCTCGGAATTCCGCTCTACAGATACATCGGCGGTACCAACACATATGTACTTCCAGTCCCTATGATGAACATCATCAACGGTGGCGCTCACTCTGACGCTCCTATCGCATTCCAGGAGTTCATGATCCGCCCTGTAGGTGCTGCCAACGAGGCTGAGGCCGTACGTATCGGCGCAGAAGTATTCCACGCTCTCCAGAAGGTCCTCAAGGGCCGCGGTCTTTCTACCGCAGTTGGTGACGAGGGTGGTTTCGCTCCGAAGCTCGAAGGCATCAACGACGCTCTCGACTGCATCATCGAGGCTATCAAGAACGCAGGCTATGTTCCTGGAAAGGACGTGACCATCGCTATGGACTGTGCAGCTTCTGAGTTCTGCTTCAAAGAGGGTGACACCTTCTACTATGACTACAAACAGCTCAAGGACGGCAAGAAGAAAGATCCTAACGGCAAGAAGCTCACCTCAGAGCAGCAGATCGCTTACCTCGAGGAGCTTATCTCCAAATATCCTATCGACTCAATCGAGGACGGTCTCAGCGAGGAAGACTGGGAAGGCTGGGTTAAGCTTACCAAGGCTATCGGCGACCGTTGCCAGCTCGTAGGTGACGACCTCTTCGTAACCAACGTGAAGTACCTCCAGAAGGGTATCGAGATGGGTGCTGGTAACTCTATCCTTATCAAGGTTAACCAGATCGGTTCTCTCACCGAGACCCTCGACGCTATCGAGATGGCTCACCGTCACGGTTACACCACCGTTACCTCACACCGTTCAGGCGAGACTGAGGACACCACCATCGCTGACATCGCAGTTGCTACCAACAGCGGCCAGATCAAGACCGGTTCCCTCAGCCGTACAGACCGTATCGCCAAGTACAACCGTCTCATGAAGATCGAGATGGAGCTCGGCGACGAGGCACGCTACGGATACAAGAAGCTCAAGTAA
- a CDS encoding F-type H+-transporting ATPase subunit beta translates to MSNNIKGHISQIIGPVVDVHFDLSDANVSKQLPRIHDALKVQRPDGKTLIIEVQQHIGEDTVRTVAMDSTDGLRRGMEAVSTGAPISMPVGAQIRGRVMNVTGDSIDGLGDMTMEGGLPIHREPPKFEDLTTSQEVLFTGIKVIDLLEPYLKGGKIGLFGGAGVGKTVLIKELINNIAKKHNGFSIFAGVGERTREGNDLLREMIESGVIRYGDEFLKSMEEGKWDLSKVDMKEVEKSQVAMVFGQMNEPPGARSSVALSGLTLAESFRDSDSGAGPKDILFFIDNIFRFTQAGSEVSALLGRMPSAVGYQPTLATEMGQMQERITSTKNGSITSVQAVYVPADDLTDPAPATTFSHLDATTVLSRKITELGIYPAVDPLESTSRILDPNIVGQAHYDTAQRVKAILQRNKELQDIIAILGMDELSDEDKLTVNRARRVQRFLSQPFFVAEQFTGVPGVMVDIEDTIKGFNMILDGEVDYLPEQAFLNVGTIEDAIKKGEAILAQAK, encoded by the coding sequence ATGTCCAATAATATAAAAGGGCACATTTCGCAGATCATCGGTCCGGTAGTAGACGTGCACTTCGACCTCTCTGACGCAAATGTGTCGAAACAGCTCCCGAGAATACATGACGCCCTGAAAGTGCAGCGCCCCGACGGGAAGACCCTCATAATCGAAGTGCAGCAGCACATCGGTGAGGATACCGTCCGTACAGTCGCCATGGACTCCACCGACGGCCTCCGCCGCGGCATGGAAGCCGTCAGCACCGGCGCTCCGATTTCGATGCCTGTAGGCGCCCAGATCCGCGGCCGCGTCATGAACGTAACCGGCGACAGCATCGACGGTCTCGGTGACATGACCATGGAAGGAGGCCTCCCGATCCACCGCGAGCCTCCGAAATTCGAAGACCTTACCACTTCGCAGGAAGTCCTGTTTACGGGCATAAAGGTCATCGACCTGCTGGAACCATATCTCAAGGGCGGAAAGATCGGCCTCTTCGGCGGAGCCGGAGTCGGCAAGACCGTGCTCATCAAGGAGCTGATCAACAACATCGCAAAGAAACATAACGGATTCTCGATTTTCGCCGGCGTCGGCGAGCGTACCAGGGAAGGCAACGACCTCCTCCGCGAGATGATCGAATCCGGAGTCATAAGATACGGGGACGAATTCCTGAAGTCCATGGAAGAGGGCAAATGGGACCTCTCCAAAGTCGATATGAAAGAAGTCGAGAAGAGCCAGGTCGCCATGGTCTTCGGCCAGATGAACGAGCCGCCGGGAGCCAGAAGCTCCGTAGCCCTTTCGGGCCTTACCCTCGCCGAATCGTTCCGCGACAGCGACAGCGGCGCCGGTCCTAAGGACATACTTTTCTTCATCGACAACATCTTCCGATTCACCCAGGCAGGCTCAGAGGTTTCGGCATTGCTCGGCCGCATGCCATCGGCAGTGGGCTACCAGCCAACCCTCGCGACCGAAATGGGTCAGATGCAGGAAAGGATCACATCCACCAAGAACGGCTCAATCACATCCGTCCAGGCCGTATATGTCCCTGCGGACGACCTTACCGACCCTGCCCCGGCCACCACATTCTCGCATCTTGACGCGACGACAGTGCTCAGCCGAAAGATTACCGAGCTCGGAATCTATCCGGCCGTCGATCCTCTCGAATCGACTTCCAGGATCCTCGACCCGAATATTGTCGGCCAGGCCCATTACGACACGGCCCAGAGGGTTAAGGCCATATTGCAGCGCAACAAGGAGCTGCAGGACATCATCGCCATCCTCGGCATGGACGAGCTCTCGGACGAGGACAAGCTTACAGTCAACCGAGCCAGGAGAGTCCAGCGATTCCTGTCCCAGCCATTCTTCGTGGCCGAGCAGTTTACAGGAGTGCCCGGAGTCATGGTGGACATAGAAGATACGATTAAAGGCTTCAACATGATACTTGACGGAGAGGTGGATTACCTGCCGGAGCAGGCCTTCCTCAATGTCGGTACCATAGAAGATGCAATAAAGAAAGGCGAGGCGATACTCGCCCAGGCCAAATAA
- a CDS encoding F-type H+-transporting ATPase subunit delta yields the protein MNTGIISSRYARALLKFVDSNGGGETVCAQAKKLEAAISAVPEFGHILADTRAVEPSRKFVLLKSALEPEDMDPGLEKFLKLVLKNGRIRDIRLILHSFVDMYYRSKGIKFATLTTAVPAGPEFGEKIRARVAELTGGEVRLEEKTDPDIIGGLVLTVGDYRLDASVRGQLETLRKEFIDKNKRIV from the coding sequence ATGAATACAGGGATCATATCTTCCAGATATGCGCGTGCGCTGCTGAAGTTCGTCGACAGTAATGGCGGCGGAGAGACGGTATGTGCCCAGGCGAAGAAACTGGAGGCGGCGATCTCCGCTGTCCCGGAATTCGGCCATATACTGGCCGACACCAGGGCCGTGGAACCGTCCAGAAAGTTCGTGCTGCTGAAGTCGGCTCTCGAACCCGAAGATATGGACCCGGGACTGGAGAAGTTCCTGAAGCTGGTTCTGAAGAATGGCCGTATCCGGGATATACGCCTGATTCTGCATTCGTTCGTGGATATGTATTACCGGTCGAAGGGGATTAAGTTCGCGACTTTGACGACGGCTGTTCCGGCCGGTCCTGAGTTCGGGGAGAAGATCCGCGCCCGTGTGGCAGAGTTGACCGGCGGGGAAGTACGGCTCGAGGAAAAGACCGATCCCGATATCATAGGCGGGCTTGTGCTGACGGTGGGGGACTATCGCCTCGATGCGAGCGTCCGCGGTCAGCTGGAGACTCTCCGTAAGGAATTTATTGATAAGAATAAACGTATAGTATAA
- a CDS encoding F-type H+-transporting ATPase subunit gamma produces MASLKEIKGRIASVGSTLKITSAMKMVASAKLHKAQSAIGNMVPYQKRLLGMLEDLLSAEDFHSAEALHPAEDLPDDSAVSRAGQADPSAGWSVYLNGRQHLRSVALVCFSSNSSLCGGFNANAIREALKVVNEYKAAGIEVTVYSVGRKMAEAMKKAGYPSPADYTSLSASPSYDAAAALGRDLESAFLSGRFDKVEFVYNHFKSTASQPTVRETYLPFSLGPGDSGSADTASDGSYTVADGRGFIVEPSRPALIAQLLPKALMLKVYTVLLDTVTAEHAARTVAMQMATDNGNELLQDLTLEYNKGRQQKITSEILDLEGGVLE; encoded by the coding sequence ATGGCTTCATTGAAGGAAATAAAGGGTCGCATCGCTTCTGTCGGCAGTACGCTGAAGATTACTTCGGCGATGAAGATGGTGGCTTCCGCCAAGTTGCATAAGGCGCAGTCTGCCATTGGGAACATGGTGCCGTACCAGAAGCGCCTGCTGGGAATGCTGGAGGACCTCCTCTCAGCCGAGGACTTTCATTCTGCCGAAGCCCTTCATCCAGCCGAGGACCTTCCGGATGATTCTGCCGTCAGTCGTGCTGGTCAGGCAGACCCTTCTGCCGGCTGGTCGGTTTATCTGAATGGACGCCAGCATCTTCGGTCCGTCGCTCTGGTCTGCTTCTCCTCCAATTCTTCCCTCTGTGGCGGTTTCAACGCCAACGCTATCCGGGAAGCCTTGAAGGTGGTCAATGAGTATAAGGCAGCCGGAATCGAAGTCACCGTTTATTCCGTCGGCCGCAAGATGGCCGAGGCCATGAAGAAGGCAGGATATCCTTCGCCTGCGGATTATACTTCGCTTTCCGCTTCTCCTTCTTATGATGCCGCGGCTGCCCTGGGCCGTGATCTGGAGTCGGCCTTCCTTTCCGGCCGTTTCGATAAGGTGGAGTTCGTCTATAATCATTTCAAGTCTACGGCTTCCCAGCCTACCGTCCGGGAGACCTATCTGCCTTTCAGCTTAGGCCCTGGCGATTCTGGTTCTGCTGATACTGCTTCTGACGGTTCTTATACTGTTGCTGACGGACGTGGTTTCATAGTAGAGCCTTCGCGCCCTGCGTTGATTGCCCAGTTGCTCCCGAAGGCCCTCATGCTTAAAGTCTACACAGTCCTTCTCGATACCGTAACGGCCGAGCATGCCGCCCGAACCGTAGCCATGCAGATGGCCACGGACAACGGCAACGAACTTCTTCAGGATCTTACCCTTGAGTACAACAAGGGCCGCCAACAGAAAATCACTTCTGAAATTCTTGATCTCGAAGGAGGGGTATTGGAGTAG